From one Paenibacillus sp. FSL K6-1330 genomic stretch:
- a CDS encoding ABC transporter ATP-binding protein, which translates to MVNMAVFLQMKDVVKRYGNKLSVDHMNLEVNEGEIFGLLGPNGAGKSTSISMICGLLPKDQGSIKVDGISIDEQPLEVKRRIGLVPQDLALYEEMSAWDNVVFFAKLYGLRGHQLKERVQEALEFVGLQDRAKEKPSTFSGGMKRRLNIACSITHRPKLIIMDEPTVGIDPQSRNHILESVKTLNRMGSTVIYTSHYMEEVAAISDRVAIMDQGHVIACGTQQELRARVAHEEKIILTADGITPELVEELTIHPRVRRVTQNDNQIEVYVPSAQEELQDILFICSKQHTTLRSLECEEPGLETLFLSLTGRTLRD; encoded by the coding sequence ATGGTGAATATGGCGGTCTTTCTGCAGATGAAGGATGTCGTGAAAAGATATGGAAACAAGCTGTCGGTGGATCATATGAACCTGGAAGTGAACGAAGGGGAAATCTTTGGACTTTTAGGACCGAACGGGGCCGGCAAAAGCACGTCTATCAGTATGATCTGTGGCCTTCTTCCCAAGGATCAGGGCAGCATTAAGGTGGACGGTATCTCGATTGATGAGCAGCCGCTGGAAGTGAAGCGGAGAATCGGGTTGGTGCCGCAGGATCTGGCTCTGTACGAAGAGATGTCGGCTTGGGATAATGTCGTTTTTTTTGCAAAATTGTACGGGCTGCGAGGCCACCAGTTGAAGGAACGGGTGCAAGAGGCGCTGGAGTTTGTCGGCTTGCAGGATCGGGCGAAGGAAAAGCCGTCCACCTTCTCCGGGGGGATGAAACGAAGATTGAATATTGCATGCTCAATCACGCACCGTCCGAAGCTGATCATTATGGATGAGCCTACGGTAGGGATTGATCCGCAGTCCCGAAATCACATCCTGGAATCCGTGAAGACGTTGAACCGCATGGGCTCTACCGTAATTTATACGAGTCATTATATGGAGGAAGTTGCTGCGATCAGTGATCGGGTGGCGATTATGGATCAAGGTCATGTTATCGCCTGCGGGACGCAGCAGGAGCTTCGGGCACGCGTGGCGCATGAGGAAAAAATCATACTTACGGCTGATGGGATCACACCGGAATTGGTGGAGGAGTTGACCATTCACCCGCGCGTTCGACGCGTCACGCAGAATGATAACCAGATTGAGGTCTATGTACCGTCGGCTCAGGAGGAGCTACAGGATATTCTGTTCATCTGCAGTAAGCAGCATACGACGCTTCGCTCTCTGGAGTGCGAGGAACCGGGGCTTGAAACGCTATTTCTCAGTCTGACCGGGCGGACGCTGCGTGATTGA
- a CDS encoding histidine kinase — protein sequence MTSPLTYLRYGLILLPAAADIFLQQLDDYGEYMVYILLFLAITVLSRFLPSPAYLKAAALLEIPLSLWLCHQYGFMMVFLSISTLCVYLPLLQRPGRLCLALGHLLLLNMAITDYDALLLTTANLLFLFMAVTFNHIHEMHQKQVDHIQLYDELKRLHFQQDEAGRQLLQFAHQVESAAQAEERNRISRQLHDDIGHRLIRIKMMMEAALHIVPQDSGRGMDMLHQIRDQLGESMEQMRSAVKQMNPVRRITDDYSLDRLLEETGRETGIETDLILQGIPYPLYPSQQVVLYKNAREAITNAIRHGEAKRIQIILHYGDQDVRMEVSNDGTVQEPAGHEAAPDHQGIGMSSMLERTQVVGGTLEVRRTVPFTVITRLPVYQKREIM from the coding sequence GTGACATCCCCACTCACCTATCTAAGGTATGGATTAATTCTTCTTCCGGCCGCCGCAGACATCTTTTTGCAGCAGCTCGATGATTACGGGGAATATATGGTGTACATATTGCTGTTTCTGGCGATTACGGTGCTAAGCCGCTTTTTGCCATCGCCTGCTTATCTGAAGGCAGCCGCTCTGCTGGAAATTCCACTATCTCTGTGGCTATGCCATCAATACGGCTTCATGATGGTGTTCCTGTCCATCTCCACCCTATGCGTCTATTTGCCCTTATTGCAGCGGCCAGGTAGGCTATGTCTGGCGCTCGGTCACCTTCTGTTGCTCAACATGGCCATAACCGATTACGATGCCCTGCTGCTGACGACAGCCAATCTTCTGTTTCTGTTCATGGCAGTAACGTTCAACCACATCCATGAAATGCATCAGAAGCAAGTGGATCATATTCAGTTATACGACGAGCTGAAAAGGCTGCATTTCCAGCAGGATGAAGCAGGCAGACAATTGCTGCAATTTGCCCATCAGGTAGAGAGCGCAGCGCAGGCCGAGGAGCGTAACCGCATCTCCCGCCAGCTGCATGACGATATCGGCCACCGCCTGATTCGCATAAAAATGATGATGGAAGCAGCTCTCCATATCGTGCCTCAAGATTCCGGCCGCGGCATGGATATGCTCCATCAAATCCGTGACCAGCTAGGAGAGAGCATGGAGCAGATGCGATCGGCCGTAAAACAAATGAACCCGGTCCGGCGGATTACGGACGACTATTCCCTGGATCGGCTCCTGGAAGAGACCGGCCGGGAGACCGGGATCGAGACCGACCTTATATTGCAGGGCATCCCCTATCCGCTCTATCCCAGTCAACAGGTGGTGCTGTACAAAAATGCCCGTGAAGCTATCACAAACGCCATCCGCCATGGCGAGGCTAAACGAATCCAAATCATCCTGCATTACGGAGATCAGGACGTCCGGATGGAGGTTTCCAACGATGGCACAGTCCAGGAGCCAGCTGGCCACGAAGCTGCACCAGACCATCAAGGTATCGGAATGAGCAGCATGCTCGAACGAACCCAAGTGGTGGGTGGGACGCTGGAGGTACGGAGAACCGTACCTTTTACTGTCATCACCCGGCTGCCTGTCTACCAGAAGCGTGAGATTATGTAA
- a CDS encoding response regulator transcription factor, with protein sequence MISVLIVDDDPFIRESLKLLVGMDPDIEVSAVAEHGEEALALLEEGLPVDVVLMDIRMPVCDGVEGTRRIRERHSDVRVLMLTTFDDDDYIVEALRNGASGYLLKNIPPDRIIQGIKTVHDGNMLIHPDIARKLTGMLRPTSQPVPKAAELEQFGLTPAEKKVVVLIADGLSNKEIAGQLFLSEGTVKNYVTEILGKLNLRDRTQIAIFYLKKLQG encoded by the coding sequence ATGATATCCGTTTTAATTGTAGATGATGACCCGTTCATTCGGGAAAGCTTGAAATTACTGGTGGGGATGGACCCGGATATCGAAGTATCGGCTGTCGCGGAGCACGGCGAGGAAGCGCTGGCTTTGTTGGAGGAGGGACTTCCTGTCGATGTTGTGCTCATGGACATTCGGATGCCTGTATGTGACGGTGTGGAAGGAACGCGGCGGATTCGTGAACGACATTCGGATGTGCGAGTGCTTATGCTGACTACCTTCGATGATGATGATTATATCGTGGAGGCTCTGCGGAACGGGGCTAGCGGTTATCTGCTGAAGAACATTCCGCCGGACCGCATCATCCAGGGAATCAAAACGGTGCATGACGGTAATATGCTGATTCATCCCGATATCGCCCGCAAGCTGACTGGCATGCTTCGTCCAACATCGCAGCCCGTCCCTAAAGCTGCTGAGCTGGAACAATTCGGGCTGACCCCGGCCGAGAAGAAAGTCGTCGTCCTTATTGCGGACGGCTTGTCCAATAAGGAAATTGCCGGACAGCTTTTCTTAAGCGAAGGCACCGTCAAAAACTATGTCACCGAAATCCTGGGAAAACTGAATCTTCGGGACCGGACGCAAATCGCCATTTTTTATCTTAAAAAGTTGCAGGGTTAA